A genomic segment from Planktothrix tepida PCC 9214 encodes:
- a CDS encoding tetratricopeptide repeat protein translates to IKGEKAQNIEQAIAAYQSALEIRTREAFPEDWAMIQNNLANAYSNRIKGEKAQNIEQAIAAYQSALEIRT, encoded by the coding sequence GAATCAAAGGGGAAAAAGCTCAGAATATAGAACAGGCGATCGCAGCCTACCAATCGGCTTTAGAAATTAGAACCCGTGAAGCATTTCCTGAAGATTGGGCAATGATTCAAAATAATCTGGCTAATGCCTATTCTAATAGAATCAAAGGGGAAAAAGCTCAGAATATAGAACAGGCGATCGCAGCCTACCAATCGGCTTTAGAAATTAGAACC